The DNA segment TTTGTAAGGTCGATTTTAATCTGCTCATCATCGCCTGCGCCTTCTCCTGTTAAATTATCTCCCGTATGAATCACTGCTTTATCAGGAGATTCCAGGTTATTGTAAAAAATAAAGTGATTATCGGAAACCAATTTTTTATTTTCTCCCAATAAAAATAAAGAGGCATCGAGGTCAAAAGCTGTTCCCGTAGAAGTATTATTGATATCCCATCCTAAACCTACGGTAAATTTTGGGGCGTTTATGTTTTCTCTTTGTCCTTTCTGTAAGTTAATAGCCATAATATAGTTCAGTTTGTGTTAATGTATTAATATTGTTTTCGTATTCTTTTATTAAATGATAATTGTTGCTGATCGCCAGTTCCAACAGCTGATCCATCTGTTCTTTCTTTACTTTAGACGAAAGATAATCAAAATTACCTGAATCCAGGCCTAAAATATATTTTACAATCCTTGTATTGAACTGAAAACCTGGTTTCAGCATTACTTCTGCGACGTGCTCTACACTTTTTACCGCATAATAATTAAAATAATTTTCAATTTTCGGATCAAGGTCAAAATTCATCAGTTCCGCGTAATACATGAACAAAAAATCTGCCTCTACCTCATATTCATCAAGAATTTTATTCACGGTAAACTCATGACTTCCGGTTATTTTGATATCGTCTATAAAAATACAAAGTTTTCCTCTAAGAAAATCTTTATCAAGATAATAAGTATCATTGGCAATCAGATTTTTGCGATCTTCGAAGCTCAAATTTCCATAATCCGTCGTGTATGTATGATTTCTGTTGATTTTTGAGAGAATGCTTGATTTCTTTCCTTTCTGAAACAGATAAAAATCCAGATGCTTTTTAAAGTAAAAGCATAAAAAATTGGAGGCAGTAGGAATTGCCATGTACGGACTTGGCAAAACAACAATATCTTTATCTGTATCGAGGATGTACTCATGTGCTGAAATAAATCCTTCGAATAATTCTTTGGCAAATTTTGCAGCATACGATTTGTCTCCATACTTGAAATAGCTGTATTCTGCGGGTGAGAAAGTAAATTCATCTGCAGAATGGATGTGATGTAAGCTGTATCGTTTGTTCATAATTTATATTTTGGGTCTAAGTAAGTGTGCATTGAAACCAAAATCTTTTGCCCCCTTGTAGTCTGCAATAGGATTGTCTCCGATGTGTAATATCTGTGCGGAATCTAAATCCTGATTTTTAAGCTGATTTTTTACTCCCTGAAATATTTTCGGATCCGGTTTGGAGCAGTTGGCTTCGTCAGAATAAATGTGAAAATCAATGTACTGATCAAGATCTTCATTAATCAGAAATTTCCTCATTGTTTTTCCTTTAATAAAACCTGTATTGCTTAGTATATTAATTGTTTTTCCCTGATTTTTAATTTCATCAAAAAAATCATGCAGGTTTTCGAAAATCACCACAGGTTTATATTCCAGAAACAATTCTTCACTTTTTTGATAGAATTCGTTTAATTCACCTTTATTAATCTGTTTTATATCAACTTGTAAAGCACTCAGAATAAGAAGATAAATTTCAAAAGTATCTACATTTCCTCCGATAACCTCATTAATGGAATTGCAAAGATCATCGTAATATTTTACAATTTTTGCCACTTCATTTATCGGCTTTTTCACTTCAAAAAATGAAGAAAAGAGCTCAACTCTTTTTGTTTTAAATTCGGGGTGAGATTTTATTAAGGTAAGCCATAAATCAAAGGAAAAATGTGAATGATTATGGATGTCAATATCTGTTTTCAAAACGGTTTAGTTAAAAGTTTATTTAGCTTAATTCCTGAAAAAAGATGTCAATAAGTTACATTTATTCTTATCATCGATTTTTCTTCTGATGTCAATTTAATCCAAAGATAAAATTTTTAAATTAATGGGTAAATGTTGTGCGGTGTTTTAAGAAATTTTTATGATTTTCCGCAATTGAATTTAATATTAGTGAAAGAGAATTTTATTTAACGCGATGATAACACACAAACATTATCAAAACCTAAACCCCTCAAACACAACTACTCTACTTCTCCGGCATTACCTTGTACGTAGGATCATCCTGAATATTGACTTCAATTACCGCTTCAGCGTTTTTCAGCATTTTGCGACAATCCTCGCTGAGATGTTTTAAATGTAAAGTTTTTTGTTGTTCCGCGTATTTTTTAGATAATTTGTCTAAAGCATCAATGGCACTCATGTCCACAATTCTGCTTTCTCTAAAATCAATTACCACCTGATCGGGATCGTTTACAGGATCAAATTTGTCAATAAAAGTAGTAACAGATCCGAAAAACAGGGGTCCGAAAATCTGATAATATTTAATTCCGTTATCATCCGTATATTTTCTTGCGCGGATTCTTCTGGCATTGTCCCATGCAAAAACCAATGCTGAAATAACAACACCTACCAATACGGCAAGTGCAAGATTATGTAATATGATTGTAATTAAAGCGACTGTAATCCCAACAAAAATATCAGATTTCGGCATTTTATTGACAATTCGGATAGAAACCCACTGAAAAGTACTGATGGCCACCATCATCATAACACCAACGAGTGCCGCCATCGGAATCTTTTCTATGAAAGGAGCCCCAACTAAGATGATAATTAAGATTGTGACGGATGCAATAATCCCGGAAAGCCTTGCCCGGGAACCAGCATTAAGATTTACCAGGGTTTGTGCAACCATGGCACAGCCTCCCATTCCACCGAAAAATCCATTGGTCATATTGGCAAGTCCCTGTGCGACCGATTCTTTATTCGCATTTCCTTTTGTATTGGTAATTTCATCCACCATTGATAAAGTAAGAAGTGATTCTATCAGTCCGACTCCTGCCATAACGAGTGCATAAGGAAAAATAATTTGCAATGTTTCAAGTGAAAAAGGAAGATCCGGAATATGAAAATGTGGCAACGTTCCGCTGATGCTTGCAATATCGGCAACAGTCTTCGTGTGAATTCCAAAACCGTTAACAATTCCAAACACAATGAGAATAGCCACAAGAGAAGCCGGCACCACCTTCGTGATTTTCGGAAAAAAGTAAACGATGGTAACAGTAAGCAAAGTGAGGCCCAGCATTACGTACAGTGCTGTTCCCTGAAGCCAGCCGGTGATTCCGTTTTCATTTACAGTTTTAAACTGCTCAACCTGTGCCATAAAAATAATAACAGCCAAACCGTTCAGAAAACCATACATTACAGGCTGCGGAATTAGTCTTACAAATTTACCCCATTTAAAAATACCTACCATCAACTGAAATATCCCGGCCAAAACTACGGTGGCAAAAAGATATTCTATGCCGTGGCTTTTAATTAAGGCAATAAGAACAACAATGGTAGCGCCAGCTCCGCCGGAAACCATTCCGGGACGGCCGCCGAAAACTGCGGTCACCAATCCCATCATAAATGCTGCATAGAGACCCGTAAGTGGTGAAAGCCCGGCCAGAATCGCAAAAGAAAGTGACTCAGGAATCATGGTCATAGCAACCGTGAAGCCGGCTAGCAGTTCATTTTTAAAATTTATTTTCTGTGAGAAATCGAATAAAGCGGTGGTATTTTTCATTTTGCAGCAAAGGTAGTCACTATACAACCACCATCCAATAGTATGCTATTATTGGCTTTAGTAAAAATTAAATTTATCTATCAGCTGTTTTAGTTTAAGAAATGGATAATATTAATATTTGATACATCTGTTTTATAGCTTTGTTCTGTTAAAACTAAAATTATGATCAAAGGATTATATGAAACCCATATCCAGGTGAGTAACCTTGAAAATGCCATCAATTTTTATACAGAAGTTTTAGGATTGAAATTAGCTCATCAGGATGAAAACCGCCGGATTGCTTTTTTATGGGTGGGAAAAGATCGAGATTTCATGCTGGGTCTCTGGGAACAGAAAGAAAACCTGCAAACGCGGCATTTTGCTTTCAGAGTAGATAAGGAAGATCTTTTGAATACATCTGTTGAGTTTCTCAAAAATAAAAATTTAATCCCCTACAACTTCCTGAAAAACGGATCTGAAAAACCTATGGTTTTTGCCTGGATGCCGGCATTGGCGATTTACTTTAATGATCCCGACGGAAATCAGCTGGAATTCATCTCTATCCTTGAAGGTAAGGAAAAACCGGAACTGGGAATTCTTTCTTACGAAGAATGGCTGGAGAAGACTTCGTGACAAAACGATTCCGGCTTTGCATTCGCAAAGCCGGAATCTATAAAGACAGGTATTAGTTTATCTTGCAAAAATCTCTTTAAGCTGAGAAACAATATTATTATTTCCGGATACGGTAATATCTCCGATTTTATCAGCAATCTTCTCCATATATTCCATTTCTTTCAGCTTCCAGAGCACTTCATTTTCTTCCATAAGTTTGGCGGTGTTCAGCAGGCTTCTTGTAGAAGCTGTTTCCTCACGTCTCATAATGGTGTTGGCCTGAGCTTTCTTTTCAGCAATTAAAACCTGGTTCATGATCTCTTTCATTTCTCCCGTTAAAATCACATCCCGGATTCCGGCATCAGCAGCTTTCAGACCGAGATCTTCGGCTTTATTTCCAAGGTTCTGAAGAATTTCTTTTCCCACGAAATCTTTCTTCAGAAGCAGCTCATCAAGAGTTAAAGCTCCGACAAATTCCCGTAAAGCCAGCTGCATCAGAATATACAATTGCTTATCATATTCTTTATTTTCCATTAAGGCTTTTACAATATTTTCCACCTGGAAACGGACATAAAAGTTAATTCTGAGCATCGCTTTGTCTTTCGTCAGAAGCTCCTGGCCTGCAATTTCCATTTGCTGCATTCTGGTATCGATGGCTTTTGCCTCTACAGAAATTTCATTGTTCCAGAAATAATATGTTCCGGCTTCTAAAACGCGGTCCAGCTTTCCGTCGATCAGCAAAAGACCTTTATACTGGTTGGTGATGACAAATTTTCTAACAAAACCCTTGAGCTTTGTATTTTCCAGAATTGTCTTAGAAATATTTTCGGTAATTTCCACTTTCGCTAAATCGATTCTTTGAAATGTTCTGTTGAAAATACCTTTCCAGAAAGCATATTGTCCTACGTTCAGTACTTCTTTGAAAATCCCGTTTTCGTAAACAAGCACAATTTCACCGTCTTTTACCTCAACAACATCAAGCATGTCTTTCAGCCCTTCGTTTTTCAGCAAAAGAGTAAGATCAGTATTGCTTTTAAAAGAATATTTCATATCGTAGATTTCTACCGTTTTATTCCCAAAAATCCAGAAATTCCCTTCTTTCAGGATGTCGATCAGGTTTCCGTTTCTGAAAACAAGACCTCTCTCGTATGCTTTAATGTGTACATTTTTTATCATGATTTTTATTTTTTAACAGTTATTATTTAATAAAAGGAAATCCGTGATCTCTTCTTCCAAAAAATGCGGAAGCAAAGCGTTTAACAAAAATCCACTGACTTCAAACTCAATTTTCAGATTTATACTGAAATCAGATCTTGGGCGTGTCCCTCGCCACAGCATTTCCTGCAACCCGGGTCGCTACGTTCACTTCTATCTTTTTTGCTGACAAAAAAGGATATCCGTTACCATCGCTCACGCTAAAGACCGTCCTTTTAGCATTTGTCTGAAATGATAAGCTCTTCCATACCGTTTCAATTTTAGAAAACCTCTTTTCTTACAGGCTTTTTCAGAACGCTGATTTAACAACCGAAAACATCCCGGATTTTCCAGTGCGGATATTTTTGATGAGAATACCCAAAACTCGCGAAAAAATAGATTTTGAGTCTATTTAAAAATTGATCTACAAACTAAATGTAGGCGTATACCATTTCCGCCATACCAATCATCATTGGCAGTGGGACTCGAACCCACAAATCATAATGCTATTACTCTAACCGGACTGAGTTATATTTCCTTTTAGGAAATAGGAGGATTCGAACCTCCGACCCATAGCGTATGGTAGAAGTTTTTGGCGACTTCCAAACCTTCAGGTCAAGCTGAACAGAACGAAATCATGTTCCTCAACAAATCATTCTGCAATGGTGATATACCGAAACACTCAACAAGACCTGCCTGATATTTTGACTAAAATTTGTCTTTCAAAATTTTAGTATTGTTCTTTTTGATGATGCAAAATAAAATTCCTATTACGCAGTGTTTTTGCGTAGTAAAATTATTTTTTAACCTTAAGGGAGAGAAGTTTTAACATACGCATTTACTTCCTGCTTCCATCATCCTTTCCCCATCGCTTTAATTTCTCGGTGCAAAAGGCGGAGTCCATTTTTTCTTATTCATGATTTCCTTTACTTCTTCGTAGGAAACAGGATAAAAATTATGACAGTCTACCCCTACATCGAAACTTAATGCCATTTCATCATCCGGCAATGTTCCGTGCGAATGGCCGTATAATTGCCAGACACCACGGTGTGAGCCGTTCCATGTTCTGAGGGAGTAATGAAAAAGAATAATTTTTTGTTTGCCGTTGCTGTTGTCGGCTTCATCAATTCTTAATTCGTGGTAATCCCTGATGGACGCAAATCGTTTTGGATACGTTAATGCTGCTCCTTCATGATTTCCTTTTATCAAATGAATATTTCCATTCAAACGATCCAGAATTTCTTTGGTAAAATCCGGTTTGCCTAAGCTAAAATCTCCTAAATGGTAGACGGTATCATCTTTACCTATTTTCTCATTCCATCGTTTAATAAGTTCTTCATTCATATGCTCCAACGACTCAAAAGGCCTTTCGGAGAATTTTATAATATTGGCATGACCGAAATGATGGTCTGCTGTAAAAAATATATTTTGTTTCATTGTTTTAAATTTTAATTATTTTTTTTTAAACCTCACAGGTTTTGAAAACCTGTGAGATTTCCGTACTAAAACGCAAGTTTAAATTTGTAATTATTTGCGCTGCTTTTAGCTATTATACCATCATATCCGCACAGTTAGAACTCGCGAATGCGTAAGGTTTTGCTTTAAATACGTAACCCATTCCGAGAATGTATCCCATGGCATCTTTTAACGCTACATTGGACTTGAAATCCGGATCGGTGTTAATGTCTGCGTGCACCTCCATTTCTACTCCGTAAGCATCCAGTACTGCGCAGATTGCATAAGCAATTTCTACGGATTTGTTCACCTCATTCAACATACGTTCTTTGATACTGATGCGCTGGAATTCTTTTTCTTTTCTGATAAAGGTAAACGCTCCTTTTCCCTCGCGAATAAAAACTACTGCCGTAGCATAATTAATAACGTCTCCGTAAACATGGGAATCTGATCCCACACATACTTTCAGTCGGTATCCACTGCCTTGTTCGCGGATGATGGCTTCTTCTACCAGCTGTGTGATAGAGTTTTGGAAAATTTTTCCGTTCATATTTTGCCATACTTGTTGTTGCGTTTCCATTTTTCTACATGTTTTTGTTTTGTTTAAATTTTAATAATTATGTCAATCGTAAATCCATTGTACTCTCAATTTAAAATTCATTTGCGGAGCAAATTCACCATTGACCATTAACATTCTTGCACTCCGAACCGGACTTGAACCAATACCATCAGTTTTGGAGACTGAGATGCTGCCATTACATCATCGGAGTAGTTTTTTGCTGATTCATGAGGATTGTTCATTTCCTTTCTTATTCATTTTATGTATTCACGAATGCTTTGCATTTCGAACCTGAACAACAAGAGTCAAAGTCTTGTGTGCTGCCAATTATGAATCAATTTTATAAGCAATAGGTAATGAGTAATTAAATCATATTTAATAAGTACTTTAATATATTGCTTGTTCTTATTCTGCGGAACAGACAGGAATTGAACCTGTACCTTTAGTTTTTCAGACTAACGTGCAGACCATCTACACAACTGTTCCAATTATTTTTGAAGAAACAAAGCCTGTCTTAATTTTTGTTTGATATAAGAACGTCTGCGCTTTGACAGACTTTTCTTTTCTTCGGAACTAATCTCATTTTAGTTATTTGAGATGGTTGTGGGAGTCAAACCCACTCAGCTTACGCAACGGTTTTGCAGACCGCCCCGACTCTTCCACTTCGGCGAACCATCGTTTTGATGAGTAATGGGATAATAATTCCACATTTGTGATTGCTCTTTTATTTAAATTTTCTTTAAAAATAAAGCCTGTCTTAATTTTTTGTTTGATATAAGAACTTCTGCGCTTTGACAGACTTTATTTATCTAAAATTTATATTATGTTAAACCATCCATTTTTATTAAAGCATCAATCTGAGTTAAGAAGCCTGTCTACATTCCTGTGATTTTTTGCTAAAGATCGTCTGCACTGACAGACTTTTCCTCTTCTCTTTTTGAAACAATTACATCCATCATTCTTGCGGTCTATGCGAGAATCGAACTCGCAGTGCCCGAGAGACAGTCGGGAAGGTTACCATTACCTCAATAGACCTTTGATTTGTAAATAGTCAATGTCAATGCGCTTTGCTTGTCAATTTTTAAATTCACCATTGACCATTCACTTTTTGTAATCCCAGAAGGATTCGAACCTTCAACCCCCGGTTTAAAAGACCGGTGCTCTTACCTATTGAGCTATGAGATTGTTGATGTTGTGAATAGTAAATTGTAATTCACTTGCTTGTCAATTTTTTAAATTCACTTGTGAAACAAATTCACTATTCACATTTTTGGGTATCTCCGGGGATCGAACCCTATTCTCCGGTGCCACAAACCGACGCTTTACCAATAAGCTAGAGAAACCATAAAGCATAAAAAAACGCCTCTTTAGGGGAGGCGCTTTATATTTTCAGACGTGTCAGTGTACTAACTGACCCATTTATATAAGCACCTTTTATTTAATAATCCATTATCAAGAACACATGCACACACCAAATCCATTGGTTTTTGTCCGTGTAATTCTGAATGTTGATGAAATATGTTTCTAAATTGTTTCATTTTATTATTTTAAAAAGTTTTTGAAATGCTGAAAACCTGTTGCTTTCAATTTTCGGTTGCAAAGTAAATATGTTTTTTTTTAATTCACAAATTTATTTTTCATTCAATCACCTGAAAATCAACACATTAAACGATATTTTTAATATAGAAAATATCTGTCCGCAATACTTCGCAGATACTTTTACTACCTAAATGACTGTCTCTCATCGGTTTATTGATCACTTCTTATTTTATTATTAATTGTTCATTGTTGATTAAAAAATTTTCAATTTTATGGTTATTTTTTTTCATTCTAAATAATTTCTCTCCTAAAACACAAAAAAACGCCTCGAAAATCGAGGCGTTCCTGTACTATTTGATAAAATTTTTACGGGTTTACAGTAAACAATTTTCAAAGAAAGCACATTTTGCCCCACTCAACAACATCCATTCATATCCAAACGATCCCTTTACTACAGGGCGATCGCATAGATTTAAACTGATATGTGCTCTTTGTATTGTCATAATTTTGTTGCCGCAAAGATAAATGTTTTTTTGAAAAGTTTAATTTCTGAACATTTTATTCCTGCTTGTTTTATACCTTGAAATGTCTTTTAAAATGACCTCATCATCGGGATTGAAATGTTTTAATTCATTCACGATTTCCGAACGTGTCGTTACTTTTTCAGCGATGATTTCGTACGCAATATTTCTTGTAGGAACCCGAAGCTCCGGAGATTTTTTAAATTCCTGCTTCATGGCTTCCAAGTAAATGATCTTTTTATCAGAAGGCGTCTGTCCGAAGATTTGCAGAATTTCGTGCTCAAGCTTTTTAACATCACCAATATTATCAAAATACTGTTGCAGGCAATTAAGCGGATCGTGATTTTCTTCCCAACCTCTGAGAAGTACTTTCTGTGCTTCCTGATGCATATCCATTTTATTCCGATATATCAGGGAAGCTTTTACCATCTGATAACTCATTAGATAATCGTCTACAACCATTTGATAAAAGAGAAAAGCATTTTCAAAATCATCAATCATTTTATACAGGTCGCCCACTTTTTCTTTCTGCTGAAGTTCTTTATAGAGAATAATTGCTTTGTCGTACTGTTTAGCGTTCACATAGCAGTTTGCAGCATCCGCTTTATTATTAAGCTTTTTGAGATAGACAGCTGCTGCTTCGTTATAAAATTCGCCGTTCTCCAGTGTTTTAGCAGCTCGGTAATAATCTTTAAGCAAATTCATATAAACGACCGCTGCATTTTTGTATTCATTATTCTGAATATGCTTTTCGGCAATATCTTCATACATACTTTTTAATCGATCGAATATCGATGAATCTAAAGGAACTCCGTTACCACCATATTTTTTCTGCACGGGCGGCAGAGGATCTTTCTCTTTACTTTGAAGCAAAACAATCAATACCACAACGATACAGACAAAAAATATAAACTTAAATACGCCTGCTAATGCATCCTGTATCGCTTGCTGTGACCACTGTGCAATAATCGCAATTATTTTAAAAAGCACCAGTACAAAAAAAGCAACCAGGAATTTATCTAAAAATTTTCTATTTCTCATTCTTTCCTGATTTTAAAATGTCCATATCCTTACTGAATAATCTGTACAGAAGCACAATAACGCCGATAATCAGCAGCCATACCAGCCAATTATAGCCGAATGTTTTGATGAGCGGATAGAAAATATATAACAAAGAGGCCGCAAGTATCATAATGAGAATCATTTTGATTCCTTCAGAAACATATTCACCGCCCATATATAATGGCTTTTTCCTTACAAAATAGGAATACCCGGCCACCAAACCCATCATTGCCAGGATCATCCAGGTAATTTCTGAAACGGAAGTTTTCCCTTTTTCGACATCTCCAGATGTATTAAAAATCTTCTTTCCTGTTTCTTTATGGAAGACCACCGTTGGATCTGTAGTATGCAAAGTCCCATAGATTCTTGACAACGAATCAGATACAACTCTTTTTCTCATTTCCAACAGATCATCAGCAAGAAGTTTCTGAGAAATTTTTGTCATCGTATTGGAAGGATCTTTTCTGATGGAATCAAGGATTTTTGTGTGATAGCCTTCTGTTTTAAGTTTTACCAGATCTTCTGTCTTTTTAAGATAAACATTCTTTAATGAATCTCTGGATTTTTTCTCTTTCAGTCTGTACTCTTCAATCTTCCACAAAATCACGTCTCCGGTTCCATTCACCTGTTCATATTCCTGTATCAGCTGTCTTCTTTCTTTTCCGTACAGAGAATCGATAACCATATCAATTTTGGTAACTCCGGATTCAAAAGCAAGCTTGTTTTCAGGTGCCGTCTCAACATTGTGATCATTGTAAAGATCTGTTGAGACCTGAGAAACCGGGATTTCTTCCTGATTGTTTTTCTTAGAATCTATCACAAAAATGATAATAACAACAAGCACTATAAATCCGATTAATACTTTCCACGAATCTTTCGATTTTTCAGATGAATTTTGAGACTGCTTATCCGCACCAATAGGGTCGCCGCCCATCCCGAACATTCCGAAATCAAAATTAAAATCTCCCCACCCCCCTCTTGAAGTCCCGTGAATATCCAACGGAACGCCAAAATAAACTGCCCGTTCCGGATACTTAATAATGTAAGCGATATATTTTTCTATTTCTTCCAGATTTCCTTCCATTACCTTTTTCAGATCAAAAGGAAGATTTTTCATCCATTCTTCGTCCGTTTGAGGATTCATCAGCTGTTCCAGCAGATCGTCATCATTCATATGTACCTGAAAGCTCCGGATCTTTTGTGGAACATATATTCCGTTTAGTGGCTTTCTAATGCCCGATTCTGTCCTCACGGAGTCCTGCAAAACGGTTAGCCAGTCAATCTCTTCTTTCAGTCGGACAAGCCCAAAGTCCGGGTGCATAATGATATATCGGGCGTCCTGATATTTCCAGTCTTCAGCAATAAGCTTAGGATAGAAATCGGTATTTTCAGGAATAAATAATCGATTGTCGAAACATTGAAAATAACTGTGCTGCCCGATATCAGCGGGAGCATTATGAGTAAAGACAAAAAAACATCCGTACAAAACATTCGGTTCCTGCGAAGGGATCGCAAATGACTGAACTGCATTAAGATCAATACCCAGCAATTCCATTTCCTGTAGCCATACCTGTGGTGAGGAGCTTCTGATCAGCACTCCAGTTTTTGGGTAATTATTTTTCGGAAAAGGCTTAATCTTCAGTTCCATATTCCAGTATTTGGTCGATAAATCTTTTCAGGTAAGCTTCATACATTTCCTGCATTTCTTTTACTTTAAGCAACGTATGCTGTGGCAGATAATATTCTGCACCGGTAAATTCGGTATCCGAAGCCAACGCAGCAGCACGATGTTCCAAAGCAGGCATATAAAATACCGGAATATTGGCATTAATACTTCTGAATGTAATGATCCCTCGTGAATCTGTAATAATCTCACTTCCTTCAGAAAAAGTAAATTTATTTTTAATCTGATTTGCCTTAATGATAATCGGCAATTTATTTTTCATGAGATAAAGCGTACTTCCATAATTTTTCAGCTCACTTTTAGAGAAAACGAGATTATGCTCACTGTTGATTCCGACTAGAGTAAAATTGCTTAATATTTTAAATTTATTAAACTTCAGCTTGTCCAGTTCAATATAGACTTTCCCGATGTTTTTAGCAATTTCAGCATCATTTCGAACCATTTGCATGGAAACTTCTCCTTCTACAGTAATACTAAAAATCTCATCCAGCTTTTCTTCATGCAGATAAAAATGTTTATCGAAGTAGACCAGCTGCACATTGGCAGGAATATCAAATCCGGAGACATTCAGCTCCGAATATTCTTTCGTTTCAATGTTGAGTTTTGAGAGCAAATTCTTAGCAGGCTGATACTGGCACAGGATAAATTGTTGCTGCTTATTTTTTGCCAGGGCAAATTGTCCCTGATCTTTAACGGAAATATTTTCATACAACACCTCGCAACCCCGATGTGTCCAGTAGCTTCCATAATATCCTTTATTGTAATAATTATCGGTGAGATGCGTCCTCAACAATTGCTTTTTACTGCTCAAAATAAAGAATTCCCCCTCATAAAGAAAGGTTGCAATCTGTTGCTTGGGAGCAGGAAAGAGTAACGGATAATTCTTAGGTACATCCGTTTTAGCTCCCTGTTCTGTAACATTATTGGATCTTCTTCTCTTTTTTGAAGGGGGATTTGCCCATAATTCCTTCAGGGGAAGCACGATTTTCTGAATATGTTTCCTGATTCCTTTCTGATGCTTAAAAAAATTCAGTTCACCATTAGCCGAAGTCGTTACCAGAAACTTGAGCCGGTCGCGATTCTCATTAATAACTTTCTGGAGGTTCTGATTTTTTATATTATCTTCATGGGTAATGAAAAAGACTTCCAGATCCTTACCCGTATGTTCTTCATTAAAAAACTTTTCAAGTGCTTTTGAAACTTCCAGAACAGGGCTCACGAAATTCAGGTTGTCAATGACGCCCTCCACTTTATTCAGTGATAAGGGAACAGTGTGCTCTCCTAGTGCATAAACTTTACATTCAGAATGCGCTTTTGGATGTTTGATGACGGCAATGGCAGAAGCAAAGGCCAAGACTTTCGGAGTTCCCCAGTTTTTCAGGGAAGTATCGATCAGAATGATCCTTTCAAAGATATTTTCTTCCGGCGGAATTTCCCTCTGGATATACAATGCTTCATTGTTGGCAACGCGGTTCATAAAGATTTCATCATCATGGGCAAATTCCGACAACAGCATTCTGTGAAGTTCGCCTTTATTGGTCATATCAGAAATCCCACCGATGGGCTGATCTCCC comes from the Chryseobacterium nepalense genome and includes:
- a CDS encoding TerD family protein: MAINLQKGQRENINAPKFTVGLGWDINNTSTGTAFDLDASLFLLGENKKLVSDNHFIFYNNLESPDKAVIHTGDNLTGEGAGDDEQIKIDLTKIDPAVKEITVVVTIHEADSRRQNFGQVRNSFIRIFNTDTNEEILKYELDEDFSIETAVEFGRIYNRNGEWKFEAVGSGQREGLEKFVEIYQ
- a CDS encoding phosphoribosyltransferase family protein gives rise to the protein MNKRYSLHHIHSADEFTFSPAEYSYFKYGDKSYAAKFAKELFEGFISAHEYILDTDKDIVVLPSPYMAIPTASNFLCFYFKKHLDFYLFQKGKKSSILSKINRNHTYTTDYGNLSFEDRKNLIANDTYYLDKDFLRGKLCIFIDDIKITGSHEFTVNKILDEYEVEADFLFMYYAELMNFDLDPKIENYFNYYAVKSVEHVAEVMLKPGFQFNTRIVKYILGLDSGNFDYLSSKVKKEQMDQLLELAISNNYHLIKEYENNINTLTQTELYYGY
- a CDS encoding HAD family hydrolase encodes the protein MKTDIDIHNHSHFSFDLWLTLIKSHPEFKTKRVELFSSFFEVKKPINEVAKIVKYYDDLCNSINEVIGGNVDTFEIYLLILSALQVDIKQINKGELNEFYQKSEELFLEYKPVVIFENLHDFFDEIKNQGKTINILSNTGFIKGKTMRKFLINEDLDQYIDFHIYSDEANCSKPDPKIFQGVKNQLKNQDLDSAQILHIGDNPIADYKGAKDFGFNAHLLRPKI
- a CDS encoding SulP family inorganic anion transporter, with amino-acid sequence MKNTTALFDFSQKINFKNELLAGFTVAMTMIPESLSFAILAGLSPLTGLYAAFMMGLVTAVFGGRPGMVSGGAGATIVVLIALIKSHGIEYLFATVVLAGIFQLMVGIFKWGKFVRLIPQPVMYGFLNGLAVIIFMAQVEQFKTVNENGITGWLQGTALYVMLGLTLLTVTIVYFFPKITKVVPASLVAILIVFGIVNGFGIHTKTVADIASISGTLPHFHIPDLPFSLETLQIIFPYALVMAGVGLIESLLTLSMVDEITNTKGNANKESVAQGLANMTNGFFGGMGGCAMVAQTLVNLNAGSRARLSGIIASVTILIIILVGAPFIEKIPMAALVGVMMMVAISTFQWVSIRIVNKMPKSDIFVGITVALITIILHNLALAVLVGVVISALVFAWDNARRIRARKYTDDNGIKYYQIFGPLFFGSVTTFIDKFDPVNDPDQVVIDFRESRIVDMSAIDALDKLSKKYAEQQKTLHLKHLSEDCRKMLKNAEAVIEVNIQDDPTYKVMPEK
- a CDS encoding VOC family protein, yielding MIKGLYETHIQVSNLENAINFYTEVLGLKLAHQDENRRIAFLWVGKDRDFMLGLWEQKENLQTRHFAFRVDKEDLLNTSVEFLKNKNLIPYNFLKNGSEKPMVFAWMPALAIYFNDPDGNQLEFISILEGKEKPELGILSYEEWLEKTS
- a CDS encoding slipin family protein, producing MIKNVHIKAYERGLVFRNGNLIDILKEGNFWIFGNKTVEIYDMKYSFKSNTDLTLLLKNEGLKDMLDVVEVKDGEIVLVYENGIFKEVLNVGQYAFWKGIFNRTFQRIDLAKVEITENISKTILENTKLKGFVRKFVITNQYKGLLLIDGKLDRVLEAGTYYFWNNEISVEAKAIDTRMQQMEIAGQELLTKDKAMLRINFYVRFQVENIVKALMENKEYDKQLYILMQLALREFVGALTLDELLLKKDFVGKEILQNLGNKAEDLGLKAADAGIRDVILTGEMKEIMNQVLIAEKKAQANTIMRREETASTRSLLNTAKLMEENEVLWKLKEMEYMEKIADKIGDITVSGNNNIVSQLKEIFAR
- a CDS encoding metallophosphoesterase family protein, producing the protein MKQNIFFTADHHFGHANIIKFSERPFESLEHMNEELIKRWNEKIGKDDTVYHLGDFSLGKPDFTKEILDRLNGNIHLIKGNHEGAALTYPKRFASIRDYHELRIDEADNSNGKQKIILFHYSLRTWNGSHRGVWQLYGHSHGTLPDDEMALSFDVGVDCHNFYPVSYEEVKEIMNKKKWTPPFAPRN